Proteins encoded within one genomic window of Streptomyces kaniharaensis:
- a CDS encoding immune inhibitor A domain-containing protein, with the protein MKTTKRTAAAATAAAVIVTLGAGLFPSTAVADPAPTPKDPADAVQSVNLEHNLPGPLTEKVEAEQKAATEQLLAGTAQVEEHNGSTSIKLGKDKYVELARERTDKIFTILVDFGDQVDNTTKTPDGKVKYGGEAGPKHNEIEKPDRATNNSTAWQADYNQQHYQDLYFSKDKPSLKTYYEKQSSGRYSVDGVVSDWVRVPWNEARYGSDYCGSNVCSSAQDLIRDAVDIWYKDQLAKGQTTEQIKATLAQYDKWDRYGSHHDGNFNQPDGYIDHFQIVHAGEDKSAGGGKQGNKALWAHRSYVYGNLNGQAGPDGNKLGGVQVGNTGFWIGDYTMQPENGGLGVFAHEYGHDLGLPDLYDTAGKGIDNSVGFWSIMSSGSWLGEGKDSIGDMPDDFDAWSKLKLGWLKFDKAKAGTESTHHIGPAEYNSKLPQALVVDLPKKTITTEINKPASGKYEWWSGSGDNLNVTLTRDLDLTGKKAASLKAKAWYELEQDFDYAWAEVSTDGGKNWTVLDGTWNGKPIAKDASGRAALTGLTATWGDLEYPLDAYAGKAVKVRFHNTTDPGLHYRGLALDDISVTADGSTVFSDDVENGDNGWVASGFTRFTGTYSKDYAQYYIAENRQYVSFDQTLQSGPYNFGWGNSKANWVEHYAYQPGLLLWYWDESQTDNNVSAHPGSGLILPIDSHPSPLKWSDGTLMRPRMQGYDSPFGSRRVGPLTLHKNGVETVIPKSKGVDEFSDLKEYWTKDNPYSSVIVPKTGTSIEVENESSNYLETWIRVRPVDN; encoded by the coding sequence TTGAAGACGACCAAGAGAACCGCTGCGGCTGCCACGGCCGCGGCGGTCATTGTCACGCTCGGCGCGGGATTGTTCCCGAGCACCGCCGTTGCCGACCCGGCGCCCACGCCGAAGGACCCGGCCGACGCCGTTCAGTCCGTCAATCTTGAGCACAACCTGCCGGGCCCGCTGACCGAGAAGGTGGAGGCGGAGCAGAAGGCCGCCACCGAGCAGCTGCTCGCCGGTACCGCTCAGGTCGAGGAGCACAACGGCAGCACCAGCATCAAGCTGGGCAAGGACAAGTACGTGGAGCTCGCCCGCGAGCGCACGGACAAGATCTTCACCATCCTGGTCGACTTCGGCGACCAGGTGGACAACACCACCAAGACGCCCGACGGCAAGGTCAAGTACGGCGGTGAGGCCGGCCCGAAGCACAACGAGATCGAGAAGCCGGACCGCGCCACCAACAACTCGACCGCCTGGCAGGCCGACTACAACCAGCAGCACTACCAGGACCTGTACTTCAGCAAGGACAAGCCCTCGCTGAAGACCTATTACGAGAAGCAGTCCTCGGGCCGCTACTCGGTCGACGGCGTCGTCTCCGACTGGGTGCGGGTGCCGTGGAACGAGGCCCGGTACGGCTCCGACTACTGCGGCTCCAACGTCTGCTCCAGCGCCCAGGACCTGATCCGCGACGCCGTGGACATCTGGTACAAGGACCAGCTGGCCAAGGGTCAGACCACGGAGCAGATCAAGGCCACGCTGGCCCAGTACGACAAGTGGGACCGCTACGGTTCGCACCACGACGGGAACTTCAACCAGCCCGACGGGTACATCGACCACTTCCAGATCGTGCACGCCGGTGAGGACAAGTCGGCCGGTGGCGGCAAGCAGGGCAACAAGGCTCTGTGGGCCCACCGTTCGTACGTCTACGGCAACCTGAACGGCCAGGCCGGCCCGGACGGCAACAAGCTCGGCGGCGTCCAGGTCGGCAACACCGGCTTCTGGATCGGCGACTACACCATGCAGCCGGAGAACGGCGGCCTCGGCGTCTTCGCCCACGAGTACGGCCACGACCTCGGTCTGCCGGACCTCTACGACACCGCCGGCAAGGGCATCGACAACTCCGTCGGCTTCTGGTCGATCATGTCCTCCGGCTCCTGGCTCGGCGAGGGCAAGGACAGCATCGGCGACATGCCGGACGACTTCGACGCCTGGAGCAAGCTCAAGCTCGGCTGGCTGAAGTTCGACAAGGCCAAGGCCGGCACCGAGTCGACCCACCACATCGGCCCGGCGGAGTACAACAGCAAGCTCCCGCAGGCCCTGGTCGTCGACCTGCCGAAGAAGACCATCACCACCGAGATCAACAAGCCCGCCTCGGGCAAGTACGAGTGGTGGAGCGGCAGCGGCGACAACCTGAACGTCACGCTCACCCGTGACCTCGACCTGACCGGCAAGAAGGCCGCCAGCCTCAAGGCCAAGGCCTGGTACGAGCTGGAGCAGGACTTCGACTACGCCTGGGCCGAGGTCTCCACCGACGGCGGCAAGAACTGGACCGTCCTGGACGGCACCTGGAACGGCAAGCCGATCGCCAAGGACGCCAGCGGCCGCGCCGCCCTGACCGGCCTCACCGCCACCTGGGGCGACCTGGAGTACCCGCTCGACGCCTACGCCGGCAAGGCCGTCAAGGTCCGCTTCCACAACACCACGGACCCGGGCCTGCACTACCGCGGCCTCGCGCTCGACGACATCTCGGTGACCGCCGACGGCAGCACCGTCTTCAGCGACGACGTCGAGAACGGCGACAACGGCTGGGTGGCCAGCGGCTTCACCCGCTTCACCGGCACGTACTCCAAGGACTACGCGCAGTACTACATCGCGGAGAACCGCCAGTACGTCTCGTTCGACCAGACCCTGCAGTCCGGCCCGTACAACTTCGGCTGGGGCAACTCCAAGGCCAACTGGGTCGAGCACTACGCGTACCAGCCCGGTCTGCTGCTCTGGTACTGGGACGAGTCGCAGACCGACAACAACGTGAGCGCCCACCCGGGTTCGGGCCTGATCCTGCCGATCGACTCGCACCCGAGCCCGCTCAAGTGGTCGGACGGCACGCTGATGCGTCCGCGCATGCAGGGCTACGACTCGCCCTTCGGCTCGCGCCGGGTCGGCCCGCTCACGCTGCACAAGAACGGCGTCGAGACGGTCATCCCGAAGTCCAAGGGTGTCGACGAGTTCTCCGACCTGAAGGAGTACTGGACCAAGGACAACCCGTACAGCAGCGTCATCGTCCCGAAGACGGGCACCAGCATCGAGGTCGAGAACGAGTCCTCGAACTACCTGGAGACCTGGATCCGGGTCCGCCCGGTCGACAACTGA
- a CDS encoding BlaI/MecI/CopY family transcriptional regulator: MVRQLGELENAIMTRVWRWNRPVTVREVLQDLQSERDIAYTTVMTVLDKLHRKGWLRRERAGRAYRYEPVSSREAYTAALMNDAWATSDNPAAALVHFFGLMSPEQRDALRDALRVAALFPPDPAEPDSAEGAADTARADTGETPPGEAR, encoded by the coding sequence ATGGTCCGGCAACTCGGCGAACTTGAGAACGCCATCATGACCCGGGTGTGGCGGTGGAACCGACCGGTGACGGTTCGCGAGGTTCTCCAGGATCTGCAGTCGGAACGCGATATCGCGTACACCACGGTGATGACCGTCCTGGACAAGCTCCACAGAAAGGGCTGGCTGCGGCGGGAGCGCGCCGGCCGCGCCTATCGATATGAACCGGTCTCGTCCCGCGAGGCGTACACCGCGGCTCTGATGAACGACGCGTGGGCCACCAGCGACAATCCCGCCGCGGCACTGGTGCACTTCTTCGGCCTGATGTCACCCGAGCAACGCGACGCCCTCCGGGACGCCCTGCGGGTGGCCGCTCTGTTCCCGCCCGATCCGGCCGAACCGGATTCCGCGGAGGGCGCGGCGGATACCGCGCGGGCGGATACCGGGGAGACCCCGCCGGGCGAGGCACGATAA
- a CDS encoding M23 family metallopeptidase, with product MSSVPPVGPALRRLAARTAAQAAAWQPRLGQAVRTRVEPPRTLAEPRHALQGAAAWADRERAVVAAGGTVVLLAGALLVAAPGSASAQTIVPTTPGSSAFTARQAAVPVPGLIQVARPSPYRLPDGDEPAQAYVAMATNLLPVEPPAVPAPPPAPEPAPEPEPAPPPEWSAPVPGAPTSNPYGVANSEYAAGYHTGVDFAIDPGTAVLAVGNATVVSAGWDGAYGREIVLRLADGRFAQYAHLSSVSVRRGAQVSAAEEIGRSGSTGHSTGPHLHFEIRTSNRYGAVINPIAYLSAHGVTGL from the coding sequence ATGTCCTCTGTCCCGCCCGTGGGGCCGGCCCTGCGCCGGCTCGCCGCCCGTACGGCGGCCCAGGCGGCGGCCTGGCAGCCCCGGCTCGGCCAGGCTGTCCGCACCCGCGTCGAGCCGCCGCGCACGCTTGCTGAACCCCGGCACGCCTTGCAGGGCGCCGCCGCCTGGGCCGACCGCGAACGTGCCGTCGTCGCCGCCGGGGGCACCGTGGTGCTCCTGGCCGGCGCGCTGCTGGTGGCCGCGCCCGGCAGCGCCTCGGCGCAGACGATCGTCCCCACCACCCCCGGCAGCTCGGCCTTCACCGCCCGGCAGGCCGCCGTACCCGTCCCCGGCCTGATCCAGGTGGCCCGGCCGAGCCCGTACCGGCTGCCGGACGGCGACGAGCCGGCACAGGCGTACGTGGCGATGGCGACCAACCTGCTGCCCGTCGAGCCGCCGGCCGTCCCGGCCCCGCCACCGGCACCGGAGCCCGCCCCCGAGCCCGAGCCCGCCCCGCCGCCGGAGTGGTCCGCCCCGGTGCCGGGCGCGCCGACCAGCAACCCGTACGGGGTGGCCAACTCCGAGTACGCGGCGGGCTACCACACCGGGGTGGACTTCGCGATCGATCCGGGCACGGCGGTGCTCGCGGTCGGGAACGCGACGGTGGTGTCGGCCGGCTGGGACGGCGCGTACGGCAGGGAGATCGTGCTGCGGCTGGCGGACGGGCGCTTCGCGCAGTACGCGCACCTGTCCTCGGTGTCGGTGCGGCGGGGTGCGCAGGTCTCGGCCGCCGAGGAGATCGGACGGTCCGGGAGCACCGGCCACTCGACCGGGCCGCACCTGCACTTCGAGATCCGCACCAGCAACCGCTACGGCGCGGTGATCAACCCGATCGCGTACCTGTCGGCGCACGGCGTCACCGGCCTCTGA
- a CDS encoding TetR/AcrR family transcriptional regulator, producing the protein MGTTHTSRSGTRARIIEVSLELFSEQGYEQTSLREIADRLGVTKAALYYHFKTKDDIVHGIVETMAAPIDDTIEWGRQQTWSPELRDELIRRFAAGMSERAPLLRFFHENQPALRESPAGLEFKERMIAMVRLVHGPDASFQDRLRAAMSLFTINSALFLLKQDESGGEHVDHVWCESPRAATVEEAMAAAQEVALEIGALISHPVPTARA; encoded by the coding sequence ATGGGTACGACGCACACCTCCCGCAGCGGCACCCGGGCTCGCATCATCGAGGTCTCCCTGGAGCTCTTCTCCGAGCAGGGTTACGAGCAGACCTCGCTGCGCGAGATCGCCGACCGCCTGGGCGTCACCAAGGCCGCGCTCTACTACCACTTCAAGACCAAGGACGACATCGTCCACGGCATCGTCGAGACCATGGCCGCGCCGATCGACGACACCATCGAGTGGGGCCGGCAGCAGACCTGGTCCCCGGAGCTGCGCGACGAGCTGATCCGCCGGTTCGCGGCCGGGATGTCCGAGCGGGCGCCGCTGCTGCGCTTCTTCCACGAGAACCAGCCCGCGCTGCGCGAGTCCCCGGCCGGGCTGGAGTTCAAGGAGCGCATGATCGCGATGGTCCGGCTGGTGCACGGGCCGGACGCGAGCTTCCAGGACCGGCTGCGCGCCGCGATGTCGCTGTTCACCATCAACTCGGCGCTGTTCCTGCTCAAGCAGGACGAGTCCGGCGGCGAGCACGTCGACCACGTGTGGTGCGAGTCCCCGCGGGCGGCCACCGTGGAGGAGGCCATGGCGGCGGCCCAGGAGGTCGCGCTGGAGATCGGCGCCCTGATCAGCCACCCGGTCCCGACCGCCCGGGCCTGA
- a CDS encoding threonine aldolase family protein, which yields MYANSSEDPAGTDRPSLPDRRFAAQRGCERLLSGNRPQSLRERLATLALAGEHVYDLDRRPDQYGDGVVRTLERRVADLLGTEDAAFFPTGTMAQQVALRIHAEAAGLRTVATHPLGHTDQHERHALGALTGLRSVWPTIAPRLPTVDELRSFDEPYAAMILELPLREAGFVLPEWADLAAVAAVVREEHGAALHLDGARLWESVFHLGRSLPEVAALADSVYVSFYKTLGGISGAALAGPAAFVRTAKAWRHRYGGQLFQQWPFALAALTGLDRELPYLERYVKHARTVSEALAAAVSGVPGARVHPAPPHTHQFQLWLPYAPAELEEAGLGLAEDTKVGLFGSWREHGLPGLAMTEVTVAAEALDWTPAEIGESVAAFLDRLPRQRA from the coding sequence ATGTATGCCAACAGCAGCGAAGACCCGGCCGGCACCGACCGCCCGAGCCTCCCGGACCGCCGCTTCGCCGCCCAGCGCGGCTGCGAGCGACTGCTCTCCGGCAACCGGCCGCAGAGCCTGCGCGAACGCCTCGCCACCCTGGCCCTGGCCGGCGAGCACGTCTACGACCTGGACCGCCGCCCGGACCAGTACGGCGACGGCGTGGTCCGCACCCTGGAGCGCCGGGTCGCCGACCTGCTCGGTACCGAGGACGCCGCCTTCTTCCCCACCGGCACGATGGCCCAGCAGGTCGCGCTGCGGATCCACGCCGAGGCAGCCGGCCTGCGCACCGTCGCCACCCACCCGCTCGGCCACACCGACCAGCACGAGCGGCACGCGCTCGGCGCGCTGACCGGCCTGCGCAGCGTCTGGCCGACCATCGCCCCGCGCCTGCCCACCGTCGACGAGCTGCGCTCCTTCGACGAGCCGTACGCCGCGATGATCCTGGAACTGCCGCTGCGCGAGGCCGGGTTCGTGCTGCCCGAGTGGGCGGACCTGGCGGCCGTCGCCGCGGTGGTCCGGGAGGAGCACGGCGCCGCGCTGCACCTGGACGGCGCCCGGCTCTGGGAGTCGGTGTTCCACCTCGGCCGCTCGCTGCCGGAGGTCGCCGCGCTGGCCGACTCGGTGTACGTCTCCTTCTACAAGACCCTCGGCGGGATCAGCGGCGCGGCGCTGGCAGGCCCGGCGGCCTTCGTCCGGACCGCCAAGGCCTGGCGGCACCGGTACGGCGGCCAGTTGTTCCAGCAGTGGCCGTTCGCGCTGGCCGCGCTGACCGGGCTGGACCGTGAACTCCCTTACCTGGAGCGGTACGTGAAGCATGCCCGGACGGTCTCGGAGGCCCTGGCCGCGGCCGTCTCCGGGGTGCCCGGCGCCCGGGTCCACCCCGCCCCGCCGCACACCCACCAGTTCCAGCTCTGGCTGCCGTACGCGCCCGCGGAGCTGGAGGAGGCCGGGCTGGGCCTGGCCGAGGACACCAAGGTGGGCCTGTTCGGCAGCTGGCGCGAGCACGGCCTGCCGGGCCTGGCGATGACGGAGGTCACGGTGGCGGCCGAGGCGCTGGACTGGACCCCGGCGGAGATCGGGGAGTCGGTCGCCGCCTTCCTCGACCGCCTGCCGCGGCAGCGGGCCTGA
- a CDS encoding histone-like nucleoid-structuring protein Lsr2 yields MAQRVQVILEDDLDGGSADETVTFALDGVAYEIDLKSANADKLRGLLAPYVEKGRKQSGRLAGARRPGRGAAPRPSGSAPDTAKIRAWAKEQGLEVNDRGRVPSTVREAYDKANAS; encoded by the coding sequence GTGGCACAGAGGGTGCAGGTCATTCTTGAAGACGATCTCGACGGCGGTTCGGCGGACGAGACGGTGACGTTCGCGCTCGACGGCGTTGCCTACGAGATCGACCTGAAGAGCGCCAACGCGGACAAGCTGCGCGGTCTGCTGGCGCCGTACGTGGAGAAGGGCCGCAAGCAGAGCGGCCGGCTCGCCGGCGCCCGGCGCCCGGGCCGCGGCGCTGCGCCGCGCCCGTCCGGCAGCGCCCCGGACACCGCCAAGATCCGCGCGTGGGCCAAGGAGCAGGGCCTGGAGGTCAACGACCGCGGCCGGGTGCCCAGCACCGTCCGCGAGGCCTACGACAAGGCCAACGCGTCCTGA
- a CDS encoding amino-acid N-acetyltransferase — protein sequence MEVTIRRARTTDVRAVRRLIDTYSRDGILLDKPTVTLFESVQEFWVAERDDNGAVVACGALHVMWEDLAEVRTLAVDPSCRGFGVGHLLLEKLLQTARWLGVRRIFCLTFEVPFFAKHGFVEIGELQETDDGTTDPAAIATDVYEELLRSYDEGVAEFLDLERVKPNTLGNSRMLLHL from the coding sequence ATGGAGGTCACCATCCGCCGCGCACGGACCACGGACGTGCGGGCAGTACGCAGGCTCATCGACACCTACTCGCGCGACGGCATTCTGCTCGACAAGCCCACCGTCACGCTGTTCGAATCCGTGCAGGAGTTCTGGGTCGCGGAACGCGACGACAACGGCGCGGTGGTGGCCTGCGGCGCACTGCACGTGATGTGGGAGGACCTCGCCGAGGTCCGCACACTCGCGGTGGATCCGTCCTGCCGCGGCTTCGGGGTCGGACATCTGCTGCTGGAGAAGCTGCTGCAGACGGCCCGCTGGCTCGGTGTCCGTCGGATTTTCTGCTTGACGTTCGAGGTGCCGTTCTTCGCGAAACACGGTTTCGTCGAGATCGGCGAGCTCCAGGAAACCGATGATGGTACGACAGACCCGGCGGCGATCGCTACGGATGTCTATGAAGAACTTCTCCGCTCGTACGATGAAGGTGTCGCGGAGTTCCTGGACCTGGAGCGGGTGAAGCCCAACACACTGGGCAACTCGCGCATGCTGCTGCACCTCTGA
- the lysX gene encoding bifunctional lysylphosphatidylglycerol synthetase/lysine--tRNA ligase LysX, whose protein sequence is MSDQSLFPATDDLPEQMRVRREKLDRLRAAGVDPYPVGFPRTTTIADLRAKHPDLEPDTATGERAGITGRVILSRTGGKLCFATLRDGTGDLQVMFSLDKLGAERLAAWKSDIDLGDQVGVEGEVITSKRGELSVMVDRWELTAKCLRPLPDKHKGLTDPEARVRQRYVDLIVNPEAREILHLRSKVVRSIRRTYEDRGFIEVETPMLQPVHGGANARPFKTHINAYDIDLYMRIAPELYLKRLVVGGAEKVFEINRNFRNEGADATHNPEFTSLESYEAYGDYNTQAELIRETIINAARDALGTTVIKGVDAHGVEHEIDLAEPWEEVSVYPGISARLGVEVTPETGVEELRKLATDHDIPFEKNWGHGQIVLEMVERLLEENAVRPTFIKDYPTEVSPLTRQHRSVPGVAEKWDLVIFGTEIGTAYSELIDPVEQRARFTAQSLLAAGGDVEAMQLDEDFLRALEYAMPPTGGLGLGVDRLIMLLTGKNIRETVLFPLVKPEPKASATAAAEKTEEE, encoded by the coding sequence GTGAGCGATCAGAGCCTCTTTCCCGCGACCGACGACCTTCCCGAGCAGATGCGCGTCCGGCGCGAGAAGCTGGACCGGCTCCGGGCGGCCGGTGTCGACCCGTACCCGGTCGGCTTCCCCCGCACCACCACCATCGCGGACCTCCGCGCCAAGCACCCGGACCTCGAACCCGACACCGCGACCGGTGAGCGGGCCGGAATCACCGGCCGGGTGATCCTCTCCCGCACCGGCGGCAAGCTCTGCTTCGCCACCCTGCGCGACGGCACCGGCGACCTCCAGGTGATGTTCTCCCTGGACAAGCTGGGCGCCGAGCGGCTGGCGGCCTGGAAGTCGGACATCGACCTCGGCGACCAGGTCGGCGTCGAGGGCGAGGTGATCACCTCCAAGCGCGGCGAGCTGTCGGTGATGGTGGACCGCTGGGAGCTCACCGCCAAGTGCCTGCGGCCGCTGCCGGACAAGCACAAGGGCCTGACCGACCCGGAGGCCCGGGTCCGCCAGCGCTACGTCGACCTGATCGTCAACCCCGAGGCCCGCGAGATCCTGCACCTGCGCAGCAAGGTCGTCCGCTCGATCCGCCGCACCTACGAGGACCGCGGCTTCATCGAGGTCGAGACCCCGATGCTGCAGCCGGTGCACGGCGGCGCCAACGCCCGTCCGTTCAAGACGCACATCAACGCGTACGACATCGACCTCTACATGCGGATCGCCCCCGAGCTGTACCTCAAGCGGCTGGTGGTCGGCGGCGCGGAGAAGGTCTTCGAGATCAACCGCAACTTCCGCAACGAGGGCGCGGACGCCACCCACAACCCCGAGTTCACCTCGCTGGAGTCGTACGAGGCCTACGGCGACTACAACACCCAGGCCGAGCTGATCCGCGAGACGATCATCAACGCCGCCCGGGACGCCCTGGGCACCACGGTGATCAAGGGCGTGGACGCCCACGGCGTGGAGCACGAGATCGACCTGGCCGAGCCGTGGGAGGAGGTCAGCGTCTACCCGGGCATCTCCGCCCGCCTGGGCGTCGAGGTCACCCCCGAGACCGGCGTCGAGGAGCTGCGCAAGCTGGCCACCGACCACGACATCCCGTTCGAGAAGAACTGGGGCCACGGCCAGATCGTGCTGGAGATGGTCGAGCGGCTGCTGGAGGAGAACGCCGTCCGGCCGACCTTCATCAAGGACTACCCGACCGAGGTCTCCCCGCTGACCCGCCAGCACCGCTCGGTGCCGGGCGTGGCCGAGAAGTGGGACCTGGTGATCTTCGGCACCGAGATCGGCACCGCCTACTCCGAGCTGATCGACCCGGTCGAGCAGCGCGCCCGCTTCACCGCGCAGTCGCTCCTCGCGGCCGGCGGCGACGTCGAGGCGATGCAGCTCGACGAGGACTTCCTGCGGGCCCTGGAGTACGCGATGCCGCCGACCGGTGGCCTCGGCCTCGGCGTGGACCGCCTGATCATGCTGCTGACCGGCAAGAACATCCGGGAGACCGTGCTCTTCCCGCTGGTGAAGCCGGAGCCGAAGGCCTCCGCGACCGCGGCGGCGGAGAAGACCGAGGAGGAGTGA
- a CDS encoding ATP-dependent Clp protease ATP-binding subunit, protein MFERFTDRARRVVVLAQEEARMLNHNYIGTEHILLGLIHEGEGVAAKALESLGISLEAVRQQVEEIIGQGQQAPSGHIPFTPRAKKVLELSLREALQLGHNYIGTEHILLGLIREGEGVAAQVLVKLGADLNRVRQQVIQLLSGYQTGGGKESATAGGPAEGTPSTSLVLDQFGRNLTQAAREAKLDPVIGREKEIERVMQVLSRRTKNNPVLIGEPGVGKTAVVEGLAQAIVKGEVPETLKDKQLYTLDLGALVAGSRYRGDFEERLKKVLKEIRTRGDIILFIDELHTLVGAGAAEGAIDAASILKPMLARGELQTIGATTLDEYRKHLEKDAALERRFQPIQVAEPSLPHTIEILKGLRDRYEAHHRVSITDAALVAAATLADRYISDRFLPDKAIDLIDEAGSRMRIRRMTAPPDLREFDEKIADVRREKESAIDAQDFEKAASLRDDEKQLLQAKAKREKEWKAGDMDLVAEVDEELIAEVLATATGIPVFKLTEEESSRLLRMEDELHKRVIGQKDAIKALSQAIRRTRAGLKDPKRPGGSFIFAGPSGVGKTELSKTLAEFLFGDEDALISLDMSEFSEKHTVSRLFGSPPGYVGYEEGGQLTEKVRRKPFSVVLFDEVEKAHPDIFNSLLQILEDGRLTDSQGRVVDFKNTVIIMTTNLGTRDISKGFNLGFAATGDTQTGYERMKAKVGEELKQHFRPEFLNRVDDIVVFHQLSEDDIIQIVDLMIDKVDARLKDRDMGLELSVEAKKLLAKRGYDPILGARPLRRTIQREIEDHLSEKILFGELRAGHIVVVGVEGEGKDAKFTFRGEEKSAVADTPAAVASSGPDLTK, encoded by the coding sequence ATGTTCGAGAGGTTCACCGACCGCGCGCGGCGGGTTGTCGTCCTGGCTCAGGAAGAAGCCCGGATGCTCAACCACAACTACATCGGCACCGAGCACATCCTCCTGGGTCTGATCCACGAGGGCGAGGGCGTCGCCGCTAAGGCCCTGGAGAGCCTCGGGATTTCTCTTGAGGCCGTACGCCAGCAGGTCGAGGAGATCATCGGCCAGGGCCAGCAGGCCCCGTCCGGTCACATTCCCTTCACCCCCCGGGCGAAGAAGGTCCTGGAGCTGTCGCTCCGGGAGGCCCTGCAGCTCGGCCACAACTACATCGGCACCGAGCACATCCTGCTCGGCCTGATCCGCGAGGGCGAGGGCGTCGCCGCCCAGGTCCTGGTGAAGCTGGGTGCCGACCTGAACCGGGTGCGCCAGCAGGTCATCCAGCTCCTGTCCGGCTACCAGACCGGTGGCGGCAAGGAGTCGGCCACGGCCGGCGGGCCCGCCGAGGGCACCCCGTCGACCTCGCTGGTCCTCGACCAGTTCGGGCGCAACCTCACCCAGGCCGCCCGCGAGGCCAAGCTCGACCCGGTCATCGGGCGCGAGAAGGAGATCGAGCGGGTCATGCAGGTGCTGTCCCGCCGCACCAAGAACAACCCGGTCCTGATCGGTGAGCCCGGCGTCGGCAAGACCGCCGTGGTCGAGGGCCTGGCGCAGGCGATCGTCAAGGGCGAGGTCCCGGAGACGCTCAAGGACAAGCAGCTCTACACGCTGGACCTGGGCGCCCTGGTGGCCGGCTCGCGCTACCGCGGTGACTTCGAGGAGCGCCTGAAGAAGGTGCTCAAGGAGATCCGCACCCGCGGCGACATCATCCTGTTCATCGACGAGCTGCACACCCTGGTCGGCGCGGGCGCCGCCGAGGGCGCCATCGACGCCGCCAGCATCCTCAAGCCGATGCTGGCCCGCGGCGAGCTGCAGACCATCGGTGCCACCACCCTGGACGAGTACCGCAAGCACCTGGAGAAGGACGCCGCGCTGGAGCGCCGCTTCCAGCCGATCCAGGTCGCCGAGCCGTCGCTGCCGCACACCATCGAGATCCTCAAGGGTCTGCGCGACCGCTACGAGGCCCACCACCGGGTCTCCATCACGGACGCCGCGCTGGTGGCCGCCGCCACCCTGGCCGACCGCTACATCTCCGACCGCTTCCTGCCGGACAAGGCGATCGACCTGATCGACGAGGCCGGCTCCCGGATGCGCATCCGCCGGATGACCGCGCCGCCGGACCTGCGCGAGTTCGACGAGAAGATCGCCGACGTGCGCCGCGAGAAGGAGAGCGCGATCGACGCGCAGGACTTCGAGAAGGCCGCGTCCCTGCGCGACGACGAGAAGCAGCTCCTGCAGGCCAAGGCCAAGCGCGAGAAGGAGTGGAAGGCCGGCGACATGGACCTCGTCGCCGAGGTGGACGAGGAGCTCATCGCCGAGGTCCTGGCGACCGCCACCGGCATCCCGGTCTTCAAGCTGACCGAGGAGGAGTCCTCCCGCCTGCTGCGCATGGAGGACGAGCTGCACAAGCGCGTCATCGGCCAGAAGGACGCCATCAAGGCGCTCTCCCAGGCCATCCGGCGCACCCGTGCGGGCCTCAAGGACCCGAAGCGCCCCGGCGGCTCGTTCATCTTCGCCGGTCCGTCCGGCGTCGGTAAGACGGAGCTGTCCAAGACGCTCGCCGAGTTCCTCTTCGGCGACGAGGACGCGCTGATCTCGCTCGACATGTCCGAGTTCTCGGAGAAGCACACCGTCTCCCGGCTGTTCGGCTCCCCGCCCGGATACGTGGGCTACGAGGAGGGCGGTCAGCTCACCGAGAAGGTGCGCCGCAAGCCGTTCTCGGTCGTCCTCTTCGACGAGGTCGAGAAGGCCCACCCGGACATCTTCAACTCGCTGCTGCAGATCCTGGAGGACGGTCGCCTGACCGACTCCCAGGGCCGCGTGGTCGACTTCAAGAACACCGTCATCATCATGACGACCAACCTCGGCACCCGGGACATCTCCAAGGGCTTCAACCTGGGCTTCGCGGCCACGGGTGACACCCAGACCGGGTACGAGCGGATGAAGGCGAAGGTCGGCGAGGAGCTCAAGCAGCACTTCCGCCCCGAGTTCCTGAACCGTGTCGACGACATCGTGGTGTTCCACCAGCTGTCCGAGGACGACATCATCCAGATCGTCGACCTGATGATCGACAAGGTGGACGCCCGCCTCAAGGACCGCGACATGGGCCTGGAGCTCAGCGTCGAGGCCAAGAAGCTGCTGGCCAAGCGCGGCTACGACCCGATCCTGGGTGCCCGTCCGCTGCGCCGCACCATCCAGCGCGAGATCGAGGACCACCTCTCCGAGAAGATCCTCTTCGGCGAGCTGCGGGCCGGTCACATCGTGGTCGTGGGTGTCGAGGGTGAGGGCAAGGACGCCAAGTTCACCTTCCGGGGCGAGGAGAAGTCCGCCGTTGCGGACACTCCGGCCGCCGTTGCCTCGTCGGGTCCGGACCTGACGAAGTAG